Genomic window (Argopecten irradians isolate NY chromosome 13, Ai_NY, whole genome shotgun sequence):
aaattaaaagccgtttcggaaaggtagtggccctttaaatattaaattatatttatcaactGAGCTGAATTCCTCTGAATAGCTTAAATAATTTTGGTACTAAGTGAATAAtggtaatatataaaaatggaaCAAGTTATAAATCACCTGATAAACAATTCATTTAACTAACATGAAGCTAAAACAATTTACATACATCAGCAAATGTAGTACATTATttcggttttattgttataattttgcaagtAGATCTAAAACCATGTATAGAGATCGTCTGTAGACTTAATTGAGAACTCgtttaattcgaacactcggataactcgaagttgtATCTCGGTCCCTTCAAGTttgtattaaccgagttccactgtacataaaacttgtaaaattataattgcACATTCAGTTAACTTGTGATActtatcatttgtttgtttgtttgatttattaacgtcctattaacagctatggtcatgtaaggacggcctcccatgtatgcggtatgttgcgtgtatgttgtgcaaggtgcgtgttttgggagactgcggtatattcatgttgtgtcttcttgtatagtggaactgttgccctttttatagtgctatatcactgaagcatgccgccgaagacaccaagcgacacaccccacccggtcacattatactgacaacgggcgaaccagtcgtcccactccctgtatgctgagcgctaagcaggagcagtaactaccacttttatagactttggtgtgtctcggccaggggacagaacccagagccttcctcacaggggcgaacgctcaactcaaggccaaaagtgaggcggtgccaagggaggcattaggaaagattaaagtcttaggaagaagagaaaagataaaatcctaaatttagtcgccttttacgatcatgcaataggggcagcaggtaaaattctaacgccctacctgcagggccagatACTTATCAAGCGATAGTCAACGTACCTTGCTTTCATAACCTTCAGTTGCTTTATTGGGACTGGACAGTCATGTTGTCGTGGACGTTTCACCCAAATGTTGTCACCATCTGTCACCGACTTTACTTCAAATGCCTCAATTTCATATAGTGTAGCCCCAATATGTCTGCATGCACCATCAGCTCTGTTATCAgaagaaaattatttcattgtatttcttgtattgtttatacacTGCTGGTACAAGCACACAAATTACTTGGATAAAACAAGAACATTTACAATAAATGGTCTTCCAATGCCTATTTGGGGAACTGAAATAGCTTTATGCTAAGGAATTGTcagtatgatataatataaGTTTAAGAACATAGTAAACCTCCAAATATTAACTGCATTGTCACAATAAATTCACACTTTTCAAATTCAGGGATAAGCTTACTTGttgatttaaattttatatattacaaacaatatacattatacaatttcTTACCGTCCTATGCAAGTACAGTAAGCCATCTTGATGTCACCAATATCCTTCCCACAAACAATCCACACGTCGTATGCTGACTTCGACAAATAAGTTACATCCTTCTGAGTCGGCTTGACTGTAGCCCTAAATGCGCAAACATCGCTGGAAGGTCGGACTTCGCTGAACTGCAGGTCTTGAACATGGCCATcaaaatacagtatatactcGTCACACGACTTGTATGCCTTCAGTTTACGTTTATCATATGTTGATATCTTATTTATAAGATAGTTGAACACGTCATATAAGCTGATGTTTGGAATATAGGATAAATCCGACGTATAATTGTCTAAAACAAATGGATCTGGTATCCCGTACGTTGCAGGTGTACACGATTTGTCGCCGTTACATGTCGCACAATCAGGGTCTATGGGCAAGTTTATATCTTCTACAGCTTGGCACAGATATATCAAATGtgttttcttcaaatttgttGTCGTTATACCTCTAATCTTTAGAAACCGCGGTTATTCTGGTACTTTCTTCGTAGACACTTCCGCATTCGCCATGTTGTTTCTATGTAAACAATGATGAGTGATGTCGGGTATCACGTGACTAAGTGAATTCTAAGCACGGATCCGGATGTGGACCAAATGTACCTGAAAATGGTCTATTGCAAAAAATGAGATTGTTAACCCAAATTTACACCCCCTccagatagaaaaaaaatcgtttttgttctattatattttttttagtatttttgatttattttttaaaaaatcaggtaattgatatatttataatgtagaATAAATTTA
Coding sequences:
- the LOC138306341 gene encoding uncharacterized protein yields the protein FLKIRGITTTNLKKTHLIYLCQAVEDINLPIDPDCATCNGDKSCTPATYGIPDPFVLDNYTSDLSYIPNISLYDVFNYLINKISTYDKRKLKAYKSCDEYILYFDGHVQDLQFSEVRPSSDVCAFRATVKPTQKDVTYLSKSAYDVWIVCGKDIGDIKMAYCTCIGRADGACRHIGATLYEIEAFEVKSVTDGDNIWVKRPRQHDCPVPIKQLKVMKARYTSTADDYQQSSAQHFDPRCLDHRQSYTETEISDIAQSLREISPDMQVLELLDVNTPNTDVHMEEQCHECPSLFVSDILRNANTEEEFVELLSLTEENISHVETCTLTQSENKNWKELRKGRITASNFS